A part of Streptomyces sp. NBC_01497 genomic DNA contains:
- a CDS encoding quaternary amine ABC transporter ATP-binding protein, with protein sequence MSRLQAEHLYKVFGRRPDEAVTKLQSGADREELRADGTTAAVIDASFTVEPGQIFVVMGLSGSGKSTLLRMLNGLLEPTAGRVLFDGEDLTALSKEGLRAVRSSKISMVFQHFALFPHRSVLENAAYGLEVQGMPRKQREQHAREALEMTGLGGWENSWPDELSGGMQQRVGLARALATDADLLLMDESFSALDPLIRRDMQDQLLTLQKRLKKTIVFITHDLNEAMRLGDRIAVMRDGRIVQQGSGQDILVTPANDYVASFTQDVDRSRVLTAGAIMAEPETAYGSRTDSGKELRTAEDVLGAAPATVTEDTPIIELFTPCSTSAVPVAVTGENGRLVGVVPRARLLAVLGEPMTPSDAAPGPAAEGAATDSDATTGKAVASA encoded by the coding sequence GTGTCCAGGCTGCAAGCCGAACACCTGTACAAGGTGTTCGGCAGACGACCAGATGAAGCTGTGACGAAGCTCCAGAGCGGTGCCGACCGTGAGGAGCTCCGCGCCGACGGGACGACGGCCGCCGTCATCGACGCATCCTTCACGGTCGAGCCGGGGCAGATCTTCGTGGTGATGGGCTTGTCGGGTTCCGGCAAGTCCACCCTGCTGCGGATGCTCAACGGACTGCTGGAACCGACCGCCGGCCGCGTCCTCTTCGACGGGGAGGACCTGACGGCCCTGTCCAAGGAGGGGCTCCGCGCCGTCCGGTCCAGCAAGATCAGCATGGTGTTCCAGCACTTCGCGCTCTTCCCGCACCGCAGCGTGCTGGAGAACGCCGCATACGGCCTGGAGGTCCAGGGCATGCCGCGCAAGCAGCGCGAGCAGCACGCCCGTGAGGCCCTGGAGATGACCGGCCTCGGCGGCTGGGAGAACTCCTGGCCCGACGAGCTTTCCGGCGGCATGCAGCAGCGCGTGGGCCTCGCCCGCGCCCTCGCCACGGACGCGGACCTGCTCCTCATGGACGAGTCCTTCAGCGCGCTCGACCCGCTGATCAGGCGCGACATGCAGGACCAGCTGCTGACGCTGCAGAAGCGGCTCAAGAAGACGATCGTCTTCATCACGCACGACCTCAACGAGGCCATGCGCCTCGGCGACCGCATCGCCGTGATGAGGGACGGCAGGATCGTCCAGCAGGGTTCCGGGCAGGACATCCTCGTCACCCCCGCCAACGACTACGTGGCGTCCTTCACCCAGGACGTCGACCGGTCGCGCGTGCTCACGGCCGGCGCGATCATGGCCGAACCCGAGACCGCGTACGGCAGCCGGACGGACTCCGGCAAGGAGCTCCGCACGGCCGAGGACGTCCTCGGCGCGGCGCCCGCCACCGTCACCGAGGACACGCCGATCATCGAGCTGTTCACGCCCTGCTCCACCAGCGCGGTGCCCGTCGCCGTCACCGGCGAGAACGGCCGGCTCGTGGGTGTCGTCCCGAGGGCGCGGCTGCTCGCCGTGCTCGGCGAGCCCATGACCCCGTCGGACGCAGCACCGGGGCCGGCCGCCGAGGGCGCCGCCACGGACAGCGACGCCACCACGGGCAAGGCGGTGGCCAGTGCCTAG
- a CDS encoding 5'-3' exonuclease: MLLDTASLYFRAYFGVPDSVRAPDGTPVNAVRGLLDFISRLVQDHHPDSLVACMDADWRPQWRVDLIPSYKAHRVAEEHTEGADDEEIPDTLSPQVPVIEAVLDALGIARVGVDRYEADDVIGTFTARASGPVDIVTGDRDLYQLVDDARGVRVLYPVKGVGTLQLTDEAALREKYGVSGAGYVDLALLRGDPSDGLPGVPGIGEKTAAKLLDAFGDLAGIMAAVDDPHARLTPSQRKRLAEARPYIAVAPQVVRVALDVPLPDVDTALPVRPRDPAALDALAERWGLGGSLTRLLSTLAR; the protein is encoded by the coding sequence ATGCTCCTCGACACCGCCTCCCTGTACTTCCGCGCGTACTTCGGCGTGCCCGACTCCGTACGGGCCCCGGACGGCACCCCGGTCAACGCCGTACGCGGCCTGCTCGACTTCATCTCCCGGCTCGTCCAGGACCACCACCCCGACTCCCTCGTCGCGTGCATGGACGCCGACTGGCGCCCGCAGTGGCGGGTCGACCTGATCCCCTCGTACAAGGCGCACCGGGTCGCCGAGGAGCACACCGAGGGGGCGGACGACGAGGAGATCCCCGACACCCTCTCGCCGCAGGTACCGGTGATCGAGGCCGTCCTGGACGCGCTGGGCATCGCCCGCGTCGGCGTCGACCGCTACGAGGCGGACGACGTGATCGGCACGTTCACGGCGCGCGCCTCCGGCCCCGTCGACATCGTCACCGGCGACCGGGACCTCTACCAGCTGGTGGACGACGCGCGCGGGGTGCGCGTGCTGTACCCCGTCAAGGGCGTCGGCACTCTCCAGCTGACCGACGAGGCGGCGCTGCGCGAGAAGTACGGGGTGTCCGGGGCGGGTTACGTGGACCTGGCGCTGCTGCGCGGCGACCCGAGCGACGGACTGCCCGGCGTGCCCGGCATCGGGGAGAAGACCGCGGCGAAACTGCTCGACGCGTTCGGCGACCTCGCCGGGATCATGGCGGCGGTCGACGACCCGCACGCCAGGCTCACCCCCTCCCAGCGCAAGCGCCTCGCCGAGGCAAGGCCCTACATCGCCGTCGCGCCGCAGGTCGTACGCGTCGCCTTGGACGTGCCGCTGCCCGACGTCGACACCGCGCTGCCCGTGCGACCCCGCGACCCGGCCGCGCTGGACGCCCTGGCCGAGCGGTGGGGACTCGGCGGGTCGCTGACGCGACTCCTGTCCACCCTCGCCCGATGA